The proteins below are encoded in one region of Rhinolophus sinicus isolate RSC01 linkage group LG07, ASM3656204v1, whole genome shotgun sequence:
- the LOC109439352 gene encoding uncharacterized protein LOC109439352 → MDTVVFADVAVNFTQEERALLDGAQRKLYREVMLETCRNLASVDYCSQVGISESRSQRSILNNNILSEEKTVRFTRLSSRSLIGEKQLIDNNGDRPLTQETPFRSPLPGSLCETNEGDQCGHTLNEVTSLPVGERCPGGVKHCECTKCGKILLECSFLQNQERCQTGYTSDVCEECGQVGRCVSCLSSHVGTDFMEKPCTSQDSETASKKSIINMSDKKVFFQCHKCVKAFSCSSSLQAHMRIHTGDKRYECDHCGKAFRFPSVLREHVRIHTGEKPYVCKECGKGFRISTILQEHVRTHTGEKPYKCKGCGEAFTSVYYLQVHVRTQSGEKPYECKECGKAFSLSCSIQNHVSMHFGVNPHECKECGKAFSMQSSFHKHVRTHNRKDPYVCEYCGKAFRHQSALKSHSRTHTGEKPYDCDKCGKAFSKRSGLTAHSRIHTGDKPFECEQCGKAFTQRCSLVSHSRIHTGEKPFGCEQCGKAFSQPLSLKIHSRTHTGEKPYECQQCGKAFSFKSSHKVHMRMHTKVHMRKHTGEKP, encoded by the exons ATG GACACGGTGGTCTTTGCGGATGTGGCTGTGAACTTCACCCAGGAAGAGAGGGCTTTGCTGGATGGTGCTCAGAGGAAGCTCTACAGAGAAGTGATGCTGGAGACCTGCCGGAACCTGGCCTCAGTGG ATTATTGCAGTCAAGTTGGAATCAGTGAGTCACGTTCTCAGCGGAGTATTTTGAACAATAATATACTCAGTGAAGAGAAAACAGTGAGATTTACAAGACTTAGTTCTCGGTCACTTATTGGAGAAAAGCAGTTGATCGATAACAATGGAGACCGGCCCCTAACCCAGGAGACTCCTTTTAG AAGTCCTTTGCCTGGGAGTCTCTGTGAAACTAACGAAGGTGATCAATGTGGACACACCCTGAATGAGGTCACATCACTTCCTGTGGGTGAGAGATGCCCAGGTGGAGTTAAACACTGTGAATGCACTAAGTGTGGAAAAATcctcctggaatgttctttccttcaGAATCAGGAAAGGTGTCAAACGGGATATACATCTGATGTGTGTGAGGAATGTGGGCAAGTTGGCAGGTGTGTCTCGTGCCTAAGCTCTCATGTGGGAACAGACTTTATGGAGAAACCCTGTACAAGTCAGGATAGTGAGACAGCATCTAAGAAATCCATAATCAACATGAGtgataaaaaagtttttttccagTGTCACAAATGTGTAAAAGCTTTTAGTTGTTCCTCCTCCCTTCAAGCACATATGAGGATACACACTGGAGACAAACGCTATGAATGTGACCACTGTGGCAAAGCCTTTAGGTTTCCTTCAGTCCTGCGCGAACATGTTAGAATCCACACGGGAGAGAAACCGTATGTGTGTAAAGAGTGTGGGAAAGGATTCAGGATTTCCACAATCCTGCAAGAACATGTGAGAACACATACTGGGGAGAAACCTTATAAATGTAAGGGGTGTGGGGAAGCCTTCACTAGTGTCTACTATCTTCAGGTGCATGTGAGAACGCAGAGTGGGGAGAAACCCTACGAATGTaaggagtgtgggaaagccttcagcctTTCATGTTCCATTCAAAACCATGTGAGCATGCACTTTGGGGTGAATCCccatgaatgtaaggaatgtggaaaggCATTCAGTATGCAATCCAGCTTTCATAAGCATGTGAGAACTCACAATAGGAAGGACCCCTATGTATGTGAGTactgtgggaaagccttcagacACCAATCTGCCCTTAAATCACATTCAAGAACACACACTGGGGAGAAACCATATGACTGTGACAAgtgtgggaaagctttcagtaAGCGATCCGGCCTTACAGCACATTCGAGAATACATACTGGGGACAAACCCTTTGAATGTGAgcagtgtgggaaagccttcactCAGCGATGCAGCCTTGTATCACATTCAAGAAtacacacaggggagaaaccctttGGATGTGAacagtgtgggaaagcctttagtcAGCCATTAAGCCTGAAAATACATTCTAGAACACACACgggggagaaaccctatgaatgtcagcaatgtgggaaagccttcagtttTAAGTCCTCCCATAAAGTACATATGAGAATGCACACTAAAGTGCATATGAGAAAgcacactggagagaagccctaA